One Mycobacterium kubicae genomic window carries:
- a CDS encoding site-specific integrase: protein MNQEPVQTRDVARLVVSRCGELASTGDLGEPYRLIDAEGAVVESVAAFLRELLAAGRSPATLRSYGMDLLRWWRFLGAVDVDWRRATRIEARDFSCWIQLTVKHRRRPSSDQVVATVESVGPPNPVTGKAALGPGYAPATIAHSETVLRGFYDFQRDLGAGPILNPFPLDIARRSERANAHHNPMEAWKHDRVGRYRPKMPQRIPRAIPDDRFNTLFTALPSNRDRAMVAFWISTGARASELLGVRQCDVDPGQQLITVVRKGSRAIQQLPAAADAFVVACQGDGTSGLP from the coding sequence ATGAACCAAGAGCCAGTACAAACCAGGGATGTAGCCCGTCTTGTTGTTTCTCGCTGTGGGGAGCTCGCCTCAACCGGCGATCTGGGTGAGCCTTACCGGTTGATCGACGCCGAGGGCGCCGTCGTGGAATCAGTGGCCGCGTTTCTACGGGAGCTGCTCGCGGCTGGGCGTTCTCCAGCGACGCTGCGTTCCTACGGCATGGACTTGCTGCGGTGGTGGAGATTCCTCGGCGCGGTCGATGTCGATTGGCGCCGCGCGACGCGGATCGAAGCGCGCGATTTCAGCTGTTGGATTCAGCTGACGGTCAAACACCGGAGAAGGCCATCGTCGGACCAAGTGGTTGCAACCGTGGAGTCGGTTGGGCCGCCGAACCCCGTAACGGGCAAGGCCGCCCTCGGCCCCGGGTATGCCCCGGCGACGATCGCTCACAGCGAGACGGTGCTACGCGGCTTCTACGACTTCCAGCGTGACCTCGGTGCCGGACCGATCTTGAATCCGTTTCCCCTCGATATCGCACGTCGGTCGGAGCGGGCGAATGCCCACCACAACCCGATGGAGGCCTGGAAGCACGACCGTGTAGGGCGCTATCGCCCCAAAATGCCGCAGCGGATTCCGCGGGCGATACCCGACGATCGGTTCAACACGCTGTTCACCGCGCTGCCGTCGAATCGGGACCGAGCAATGGTTGCATTCTGGATCTCAACGGGAGCCCGCGCGTCCGAGCTGCTGGGGGTTCGCCAGTGCGATGTCGACCCAGGCCAACAACTGATCACCGTGGTGCGCAAGGGTTCCCGCGCCATACAGCAACTGCCCGCGGCGGCGGACGCATTTGTTGTCGCCTGCCAGGGTGATGGGACCTCTGGTTTGCCATGA
- a CDS encoding ATP-binding protein, translated as MSPARPDAVPAVKPIEVSGELKALMRRLKLGQLLDTLPERLALARTNRLPHHDFLELLFADEVTRRDRESATRRAKAAHLDPAMQLQAWDDSTAVAFDQQLWAELISLRFLADAYNVLVMGPVGVGKTFLANALGHIAVRRLHSVHTERADKLFKRLRGARLDGSYEDEMRKLHRVELLIIDDLALHRLEATETTDFYEIIVERHRKASTIITSNREPPEILTMMADPLLAQSAMDRLQSAAYELVVEGQSYRQRQKPRPEKPAPPTPSD; from the coding sequence ATGAGCCCGGCCCGCCCCGATGCCGTGCCGGCGGTCAAACCGATCGAGGTCTCCGGCGAGCTCAAAGCGTTGATGCGCCGCCTCAAACTCGGTCAGCTGCTCGACACCCTCCCGGAGCGGCTGGCGCTGGCCCGCACCAACCGGCTGCCGCACCACGACTTTTTGGAGCTGTTGTTCGCTGATGAGGTCACCCGCCGCGACCGCGAGTCCGCGACGCGGCGGGCCAAGGCTGCCCACCTCGATCCTGCGATGCAACTCCAAGCCTGGGACGACTCCACCGCCGTGGCGTTCGATCAGCAATTGTGGGCCGAGCTGATCTCGCTGCGGTTCCTCGCCGATGCCTACAACGTGCTCGTCATGGGCCCGGTCGGCGTGGGAAAGACGTTCCTGGCCAACGCCTTAGGCCACATCGCGGTACGACGGCTTCACAGCGTGCACACCGAACGGGCCGACAAACTGTTCAAACGCCTGCGTGGAGCACGCCTGGACGGCAGCTACGAAGACGAGATGCGCAAACTGCACCGCGTCGAGCTATTGATCATCGACGATCTGGCACTGCACCGCCTGGAAGCCACCGAGACTACCGACTTCTACGAGATCATCGTCGAACGCCACCGCAAGGCTTCGACGATCATCACCAGCAACCGCGAACCGCCCGAGATCCTGACCATGATGGCCGATCCTCTGCTGGCTCAATCCGCGATGGACCGCCTGCAATCAGCGGCCTACGAACTCGTCGTCGAAGGCCAGTCCTACCGGCAACGCCAAAAGCCCCGACCGGAAAAGCCGGCCCCTCCGACTCCGTCGGATTGA
- a CDS encoding tyrosine-type recombinase/integrase — MTAVGLAERIAVEQDCGESPHVLDGVVVIGTAARLARMLDRRFLDEAGWDPRTRVLSLLAEHRLLGRTVCRAEGCQNTVQSGLTVCHRCCTRLTRRGMNTAEIAAAACLPAEPASATRCAVPGCRCVPTVRHAVLCEPHAKKFRLRRPPVSMQQFLADPRVRPLPPMPACAVAACTRPADSARGYCNTHYQRWRSALGTNPEFDSHRWQAQESGVAECGRVNLRALPVLVVVEVLFGVQQRVRGGAKITEVELRVLCDGLRRRQAASITTDRAEITRNKSVRSLRSALTQHVRRALADPGSEQAKDTWDLAVFGHRGSLSFTGIGQAWLAQSVKRWAAEQLPRHRGRGAARVRGKINALRLLSEFLGRRPDGGLVASALGRSDIEDFLNRLAYLESVGEISRYRRNGICRDMREVLAGIRALGLTRPGQTAAGLAGDFAIERGDIPAEPERGEPGRDLPPEVLAILCAHLDALEPVEVRVATQIGIDTGRRPEDILALPLNCLHRDKDGSAVLVYDNAKANRLGRRVPIGEATAKVIAAQQDRVRAMFPHTPPAELTLLPTPRRNPEGRKPISIDTLDNRHREWISTLPVLRTRDGVEVDKTKVTPYAYRHCYAQRHADAGVPIDVLAELLDHRSYSMTRRYYRIGEDRRRDAVDTVTALSFDRHGNRIWRDARMLLESERARHAVGEVAVPYGTCTEPTNVKAGGGACPVRFRCVGCDHFRTNIAFLPDLQAYLDDLLRTRERLAATIDGVDDWARADATPTDEEITRIRRLINRIKADVADLNETEQARIDDAIAIVRRHRAAHTVPLGMPSLTPPAPTTIASEATA; from the coding sequence GTGACCGCCGTGGGGCTGGCTGAAAGAATCGCGGTCGAGCAGGACTGCGGCGAGTCCCCGCACGTGTTGGACGGGGTCGTGGTGATCGGCACGGCCGCGCGGCTGGCGAGGATGCTCGACCGCAGGTTCTTGGACGAGGCGGGGTGGGATCCGCGGACCAGGGTGTTGTCGTTGCTCGCGGAGCATCGATTGTTGGGCCGGACGGTGTGCCGGGCCGAGGGATGCCAGAACACCGTGCAATCCGGTCTCACGGTGTGTCATCGGTGCTGCACGCGCCTGACTCGGCGGGGAATGAACACGGCCGAGATCGCCGCTGCCGCATGCCTGCCCGCCGAACCCGCGTCCGCGACGCGGTGCGCGGTGCCGGGATGCCGGTGTGTGCCGACGGTGCGGCACGCGGTGTTGTGCGAGCCGCACGCCAAGAAGTTCCGCCTGCGGCGACCGCCGGTGTCGATGCAGCAGTTCCTGGCCGACCCGCGAGTGCGGCCGTTGCCGCCGATGCCCGCGTGCGCGGTGGCCGCGTGCACCCGGCCCGCCGACAGCGCGCGCGGCTACTGCAACACCCACTACCAGCGCTGGCGTAGCGCGCTCGGTACCAACCCTGAGTTCGATTCGCATCGGTGGCAAGCCCAGGAATCGGGTGTGGCCGAGTGCGGGCGGGTGAACCTGCGCGCGCTGCCGGTGCTGGTGGTGGTCGAGGTGCTGTTCGGCGTTCAGCAGCGCGTCCGGGGCGGGGCGAAGATCACCGAGGTAGAGCTGCGGGTGCTCTGCGACGGGCTGCGCCGGCGACAGGCCGCCTCGATCACCACCGACCGGGCCGAGATCACCCGCAACAAGTCCGTGCGGTCGCTGCGGAGCGCCCTGACCCAGCACGTCCGGCGGGCTCTGGCCGATCCCGGCAGCGAACAGGCAAAGGACACATGGGATCTCGCGGTCTTCGGCCATCGCGGGTCTTTGTCGTTCACCGGGATCGGCCAGGCCTGGCTGGCCCAGTCCGTCAAGCGGTGGGCAGCAGAACAACTCCCGCGCCACCGAGGTCGCGGCGCCGCGAGAGTGCGCGGCAAGATCAACGCGCTGCGGCTGCTGTCGGAGTTCCTCGGCCGCAGACCCGATGGTGGACTCGTCGCTTCGGCGTTGGGCCGCAGCGACATCGAGGATTTCCTCAACCGACTCGCTTATCTGGAGTCCGTCGGCGAGATCAGCCGATACCGGCGCAACGGCATCTGCCGTGACATGCGCGAGGTGCTGGCCGGGATCCGCGCCCTCGGCCTGACCCGGCCGGGGCAGACAGCCGCCGGACTGGCCGGCGATTTCGCCATCGAGCGCGGCGATATCCCCGCCGAACCCGAACGCGGCGAACCCGGCCGCGACCTGCCACCGGAGGTCCTGGCCATCCTGTGCGCCCACCTCGATGCCCTCGAACCCGTCGAGGTGCGGGTCGCCACCCAGATCGGCATCGACACCGGGCGCCGGCCCGAGGACATTCTCGCCTTGCCGTTGAACTGCCTGCACCGCGACAAGGACGGATCGGCGGTGCTGGTTTACGACAACGCCAAGGCCAACCGTCTCGGACGGCGTGTGCCGATCGGCGAAGCTACCGCGAAAGTCATTGCCGCTCAGCAGGACCGGGTGCGGGCGATGTTTCCTCACACCCCGCCCGCAGAACTGACACTGCTGCCCACACCACGCCGCAACCCCGAGGGGCGAAAGCCGATCAGCATCGATACGCTCGACAACCGGCACCGCGAGTGGATCTCGACCCTGCCCGTGTTGCGCACCCGCGACGGGGTCGAGGTCGACAAGACCAAGGTCACGCCCTATGCCTATCGGCATTGTTATGCCCAACGTCACGCGGATGCCGGGGTGCCGATCGACGTTCTGGCCGAATTGCTCGATCACCGTAGCTATTCCATGACCCGGCGCTACTACCGCATCGGCGAGGACCGTCGCCGCGACGCCGTCGACACCGTCACCGCGCTCAGTTTCGACCGGCACGGCAACCGGATCTGGCGTGACGCGCGCATGCTGCTGGAATCCGAACGCGCCCGCCACGCCGTCGGCGAGGTCGCCGTCCCCTACGGCACCTGCACCGAACCCACCAACGTCAAGGCCGGCGGCGGGGCCTGCCCGGTCCGGTTCCGCTGCGTGGGCTGCGATCACTTCCGCACCAACATCGCGTTCCTGCCCGACCTGCAGGCCTACCTCGATGATCTGCTACGCACCCGGGAACGGCTGGCCGCCACCATCGACGGGGTCGATGACTGGGCCCGCGCCGATGCCACCCCCACCGACGAGGAGATCACCCGCATCCGGCGGCTGATCAACCGCATCAAAGCAGACGTCGCCGACCTCAACGAGACCGAGCAAGCCCGCATCGACGACGCGATCGCTATCGTGCGCCGTCACCGCGCGGCCCACACCGTCCCGCTGGGCATGCCCAGCCTCACCCCACCCGCACCGACAACCATCGCCTCGGAGGCCACCGCATGA
- a CDS encoding tyrosine-type recombinase/integrase, producing the protein MRVLKSDSGYVLEGDWDGQDAVNAFLNHLAGRGFSAATVRAYAFDVANLSRFLVQQAVGLAAVDAPLVFDWIDWQGVRRTDQPTGGHRSSTPPAASTVNRRVAAVRALFEYLVMTGVCTDNPVPSPRRGQGLRQSQRGLLGHLGPGRARSGGRLVRQPQRLPESLSTNDVDAFLATLATHRDRAMVLVMLLGGLRSAEARGLLLADVDMGRRRLRVIGKGGKERHVPVDAAFFTELAAYLRWERPPGLATPQCFVVLRGPTTGAPVSEAGLRSLFRRHRETSGATRVRPHRLRHTYGTELSAAGIDLLALRALMGHVSPETTARYVHLSIEQLAAEYGAARATLAGARQ; encoded by the coding sequence ATGCGGGTACTCAAGAGCGACAGCGGATATGTCCTGGAGGGCGACTGGGACGGGCAGGACGCGGTGAACGCGTTTCTCAACCATTTGGCGGGACGGGGGTTCAGCGCGGCCACGGTGCGGGCCTACGCATTCGACGTCGCCAATTTGAGCCGGTTCCTCGTCCAGCAAGCGGTCGGGCTCGCCGCGGTCGATGCGCCGTTGGTGTTCGACTGGATCGACTGGCAAGGCGTCCGCCGAACGGACCAGCCCACCGGCGGTCACCGCTCGTCGACCCCGCCGGCAGCTTCGACGGTGAACCGCCGGGTCGCGGCAGTGCGCGCGTTATTCGAGTATCTGGTGATGACCGGTGTCTGCACCGACAATCCGGTGCCGTCGCCGCGGCGGGGACAGGGGCTGCGCCAGTCGCAGCGGGGGTTGCTCGGTCATCTGGGTCCCGGGCGTGCACGCAGTGGCGGTAGGTTGGTGCGTCAGCCGCAGCGTCTTCCGGAATCGTTGTCCACCAACGATGTCGACGCGTTCCTGGCGACACTGGCAACGCACCGGGACCGGGCGATGGTGCTGGTGATGCTACTCGGAGGGCTGCGTTCGGCCGAGGCGCGTGGCCTGCTGCTCGCCGACGTCGATATGGGCCGGCGCCGGCTTCGGGTGATCGGCAAGGGCGGCAAGGAACGTCATGTCCCGGTCGATGCGGCGTTCTTCACCGAGCTCGCCGCCTACCTGCGATGGGAGCGGCCGCCGGGGTTGGCGACGCCGCAGTGCTTCGTAGTGCTGCGCGGCCCGACGACCGGTGCACCGGTCAGCGAGGCCGGGCTGCGCAGCCTGTTCCGTCGGCACCGGGAGACCTCTGGCGCCACAAGAGTCCGCCCGCACCGTTTACGGCATACCTACGGCACCGAATTGTCGGCGGCCGGAATCGATCTGCTGGCGTTGCGGGCGTTGATGGGGCATGTCTCGCCGGAGACCACGGCCCGCTACGTGCATTTGTCGATCGAGCAGCTCGCCGCCGAATACGGTGCTGCTCGTGCGACGTTGGCCGGAGCCCGGCAGTGA
- a CDS encoding tyrosine-type recombinase/integrase codes for MLQRRHDDRQGKLTPDVVMRVVKALAAIGVGSLLNHDEDIWHDWARSTINDTRSRGFLSYASRVIADLAEAGGWDAEYPRDVWRMRRLGYDGDRTLRFGGIPQPWLRDLAKRWARWRLSTGLGLEAGGGRPVVVLTRFAGFLADIGVESIDRIDRPVLERYLANLRGDSIGAQRRGTHIGLLNRFFAAVRQHRWDTDLPADAMFFAEDYPKRDERLPRALAEQVMAQLEDPDNLARFTDPAHRLITIILMRCGLRITDALRLRRDCVVADAEGAPYLRYLNHKMKRDALVPIDVQLRELTAEHRNRTAQRWPAGTPVLFPRPTKNIDGTHPIASPTYRMALLRWLSVCDIRDEHGQPVHLTPHQWRHTLGTRLINRDVPQEVVRRILDHDSAQMTGHYARLHDTTVRRQWEAARKVDIHRTTIIFDPSGPIAAAAWAKQRLGRATQALPNGYCGLPVQQSCPHANAPLTELTGPAAWRGAA; via the coding sequence GTGCTGCAACGCCGTCACGACGATCGGCAGGGCAAGCTGACCCCGGACGTGGTCATGCGCGTCGTGAAGGCACTGGCCGCAATAGGCGTGGGCTCCCTGCTCAACCACGACGAGGACATCTGGCACGACTGGGCTCGGTCGACGATCAATGACACTCGCTCCCGTGGGTTCCTCAGCTACGCATCCCGGGTGATCGCCGACCTGGCCGAAGCCGGCGGCTGGGACGCCGAATACCCGCGCGATGTCTGGCGCATGCGCCGGCTCGGCTACGACGGAGACCGCACGCTGCGGTTCGGCGGTATTCCGCAGCCGTGGCTGCGGGATCTGGCCAAGCGGTGGGCCCGGTGGCGGCTGTCGACCGGATTGGGCCTGGAAGCCGGCGGCGGCAGGCCGGTCGTTGTGCTCACCCGCTTCGCCGGGTTCCTCGCCGACATCGGCGTCGAGAGCATCGACCGGATCGACCGGCCGGTGCTGGAGCGCTATCTGGCCAACCTGCGCGGCGACTCCATCGGTGCCCAACGTCGCGGGACCCATATCGGGCTGCTCAACCGGTTCTTCGCCGCCGTTCGCCAACACCGTTGGGACACAGACCTTCCCGCAGACGCGATGTTCTTCGCCGAGGACTACCCGAAACGCGACGAACGGTTGCCTCGGGCACTGGCCGAACAGGTCATGGCTCAGCTCGAGGATCCCGACAACCTCGCCCGATTCACCGATCCTGCCCACCGGTTGATCACGATCATCTTGATGCGTTGCGGGCTACGGATCACCGATGCGCTACGGCTGCGCCGCGATTGTGTGGTCGCCGACGCCGAAGGTGCTCCGTATCTGCGCTACCTCAACCACAAGATGAAACGCGACGCGTTGGTGCCCATCGACGTGCAGTTGCGCGAGCTCACCGCCGAACATCGCAACCGCACCGCCCAGCGTTGGCCGGCAGGCACGCCGGTGTTGTTCCCACGGCCGACGAAGAACATTGACGGCACCCACCCGATCGCCAGCCCCACCTACCGGATGGCGCTGTTGCGCTGGCTGTCCGTCTGCGACATCCGTGACGAGCACGGCCAGCCGGTGCACCTAACCCCGCACCAGTGGCGCCACACCCTGGGCACCCGGCTGATCAACCGCGACGTCCCACAAGAGGTCGTGCGACGCATCCTGGACCACGACTCCGCGCAGATGACCGGGCATTACGCCCGCCTGCACGACACCACCGTGCGCCGCCAGTGGGAGGCGGCCCGCAAGGTCGACATCCACCGCACCACAATCATTTTCGACCCGTCCGGTCCGATCGCCGCGGCCGCCTGGGCCAAACAGCGCCTCGGCCGAGCCACCCAGGCCCTACCCAACGGCTACTGCGGACTGCCGGTGCAGCAGAGCTGCCCGCACGCCAACGCACCGTTGACTGAACTAACTGGCCCAGCCGCGTGGCGTGGCGCGGCGTAA
- a CDS encoding tyrosine-type recombinase/integrase — protein MRVFPVSLPSGQRYWTVLDEDLQVVDVADAYLRHLRFGHDAAESTTKAYAHSIALFLRWCARSGRSWQAGVEGFALFMTWLAHARSSVDDAASVVVAGPGAAAVRGPSRINGVLTAVRGMVVHAVATGHGAAGLVSMLYEVADDRDLPAEARGEDGRMAWRMRARHRLREPETTIDRASDEQIVALLRACRSARDRLIVLLMARGGLRRGEVCGLRRSDVHLLVDSRRLGCDVERAHLHVVRRDDNPNQAWAKSRRERVVPLDFLVVQLFDVYEFERMRVTGAADSDFVFVNLFRGRIGAPMRPDAIGELMAAASRRAGLDVAVRPHQLRHAFGSNVVDAGAGIDVVADLMGHAAVSSSQVYLHPDSSRLRAAVDAVPSPREQAQVTR, from the coding sequence ATGCGAGTATTCCCGGTGAGTTTGCCGTCCGGGCAACGGTATTGGACGGTGCTGGATGAGGACCTGCAGGTGGTTGATGTCGCCGATGCGTATCTGCGGCATCTGCGGTTCGGCCACGACGCGGCCGAGTCCACGACGAAGGCGTATGCGCATTCGATCGCGTTGTTCCTGCGCTGGTGTGCCCGGTCGGGCCGGTCCTGGCAGGCCGGTGTGGAGGGTTTCGCGTTGTTCATGACGTGGCTGGCTCACGCCCGGTCATCGGTCGATGACGCCGCGAGCGTGGTGGTGGCCGGACCTGGCGCTGCTGCGGTGCGGGGCCCGTCGCGGATCAACGGGGTGCTGACCGCGGTGCGGGGCATGGTGGTGCACGCGGTGGCGACCGGCCACGGCGCGGCGGGGCTGGTGTCGATGCTGTATGAGGTCGCCGATGACCGGGACCTGCCGGCGGAGGCCCGCGGCGAGGACGGGCGGATGGCGTGGCGGATGCGGGCCCGGCATCGGCTGCGGGAACCGGAGACGACGATCGATCGGGCCAGCGACGAGCAGATCGTCGCGCTGCTGCGGGCGTGCCGGTCGGCGCGGGACCGATTGATCGTGTTGTTGATGGCGCGGGGCGGGTTGCGCCGCGGGGAGGTGTGCGGGCTGCGGCGCAGCGATGTGCACCTGCTGGTGGACTCGCGGCGGCTGGGCTGCGATGTCGAGCGCGCGCATCTGCATGTGGTGCGCCGAGACGACAACCCGAACCAGGCCTGGGCCAAGTCGCGGCGGGAGCGGGTGGTGCCGCTGGATTTCCTTGTGGTGCAACTGTTCGACGTCTACGAGTTCGAACGCATGCGTGTCACCGGCGCCGCCGACAGTGACTTCGTGTTCGTTAACCTGTTCCGCGGCAGGATCGGTGCGCCGATGCGGCCGGATGCGATCGGCGAGTTGATGGCCGCGGCGTCCCGGCGGGCCGGACTCGACGTCGCGGTGCGGCCCCACCAGTTGCGACATGCCTTCGGCAGCAACGTTGTTGATGCCGGGGCCGGGATCGATGTGGTCGCCGACCTGATGGGCCACGCCGCGGTGTCCTCGTCGCAGGTTTACCTGCATCCGGACTCCTCCCGGCTGCGGGCCGCCGTGGATGCGGTGCCCAGTCCCCGCGAGCAGGCCCAGGTGACCCGGTGA